TGAACCCCGCTCCCCAGCCCCACCCGCCACACACCCGCCCGCCCACCCCGCCCGGCACCCACCTCCCCGGCACCCGGCGAGTTCCATTTGAGGGGTTAACCACCCAAACGCACCCTTCACCTCCCGCACACGAGGTGTGAAGGGTGCATTTGAGGGGTTAACCCCTCAAATGGCGTGGTCGGTGAAGCTTGCGATGGTCGGTGTCAGGGGTTGTCGGGTGCTGGGGGCGGCGGTTGGTGGGACCAGGTGGTTGTGATGGGTGGGGGGTGGTCGTGCTAGGTGGTTGTGATGGGTTCGGGGTTGAGGTCCTCGGCGGGTGTTGAGGGCTTCTTGTCCTGTAGGAGGAGGTACGCGATCGCGGCTGAGGCGAGGACCGCGAGGGCGCTGACGAGAAAGGTGCCGGACATTGCGTGGGTGAAGGCGGTTTTGGCGTTTTCGAGGAGAGGAGTGTTGCCGGTGGAGGTGGCGACGCCGAGGGCCTGGCCGATTGACTTGCGAGCCTCGTTCGGGGCGTCGGCCGGCATCGCTGCCGTGAAGTTGTGGGCGAGCGCGCTGCCGAGGATCGCGATTCCCAGTGCGGCCCCGGCCTGCTGCACGGTGTCGTTCAGCGCCGACCCGACACCAGCGTGCTCATGCGGCACCGCGCTCATCAGCGCGGCAGTCGCCGCCGGTTGCGCCAGACCCGCACCAACACCGAAGACCCCCAGTGCCACGGTCACCATCCCAAAGCCGTCCGAAGCAGACAGCGTCGCCAAGATCCCGAACCCACCGGCCAGCACCACCAGGCCAACCACCGTCAACGGCCGGTTCCCGATCTTCTGACCGAGCGTCGCGCCCACCCCGTTCACGACAATCACCGCGACCGCCATCGGCGCCATCGCCAACCCGGCCTCGGTCGGCGAGAACCCCAGGACGAACTGCAGGTACTGCGTCAACGCCAGAATCAATCCGCCGTTGGCGATCTGCACCAGCACCAGCGACAAGCTCCCACCGCTGAAGTTCCGGTTGCGGAACAGGTCGAGCGGCACCATCGGCACCGGCGTCCGAAGCTCCCACCAGACGAACGCGGCCAGTCCACCCACGGCGACCACGAGCATCGGCCACGAGATCCCGCGCTCGGGCAGTTCGATGATCACCCACACCAGCGCGACCAGCCCGATCATCGACAGCACCGCACCGATCGGGTCCGGCTTCCGCGCCGGTGCCTTCGACTCGGGCATCAGGATCAGCGCCGCCGCGATCGCGAGTACGACCACCGGCACGTTGATCAGGAACACGGACCCCCACCAGAACCGGGCGATCAGCGCGCCGCCGAGGATCGGGCCGCCGATCAGTCCGACCATCAGCACCGAGCTCCAGATCGCCATCGCCTTCCGGCGTTCCTCGTCGTCGAAGACGGTGATCACGATCGACAGCGTGCTCGGCATCACGATCGCTCCCCCGATGCCCATCAGCACCCGGCCGGCGATCAGGGTTTCCGGGCTGCCGGCGTACGTCGCGACCAGCGAGGCCGCGCCGAAGATCGCCAGCCCGATGATCATCACCTTCTTGCGCCCGTACCGATCGGACAGGCTGCCCGCGGTCAGCAGCAGCCCGGCGAAGACCAGGATGTAGCTCGCGACGATCCACTGGATCTGCTGCGCGCTCGCACCGAGGTCCTCGGTCAGTACCGGGATCGCGACGTTCAGTACCCCGTTGTCCAGTACGAGCACCAGCGTGCTCAGGCAGAGCACGATCAGAATCAGCCACCTGCGTGGATGCCGGTCGGTCATCGCACACCCTCCTCAAGGATTGAACACCGTTCAGCGAACTTGAACAGTGTGCAATTGGATTTGAACATCGGTCAAGTCCTGCACGATGTTCAATAAATCGGCTAGGCTGACCCACGACGAGGAGGTACGACGATGGCGACCGACGAGTACACGTCCGTCTGGACCCGGCCGAAGCGTGGCCGGCGGCGCGAGCAGCCGGCGCTCACCCAGGAGCAGATCGTCACCGAGGCGATCCGGCTGCTGGACGCGGACGGCCTGGAGGCGCTGACGATGCGCAAGCTCGGCGCCGCCCTCGGCGCGGTCGCGACAGCCGTGTACTGGCATGTGGCGAACAAGGACGAGTTACTCGAGCTGGTCGTCGACCACGTGTCCGGAGAGGTGGAGGTCCCGGAAGTCACCGACCGTGCCGAGTGGCGGCCGGCCGCGGAAGCGGCGGCACGGAACGTCCGCGCGATGATCGTCCGGCACCCGTGGATGGCCCCGATGCTCGCCGAGGTCGGCATGAACTTCCTCGGCCCGAACCTGCTGCGCACCTCGGACGCGATGCTCGGCGTCTACCTGGCCGCCGGGTTCGAGCTGGCCGAGGCGGACCAGGCATCGAAGACCGTACTCGGCTACGTGATCGGAATCGCGTCCGTCGAGGCCGCGACGATCAGCAAACTGAAGCGCGGCGGCCTGGACATGGCCACCTGGCAGGCGGAGGTCTGGCCGGCCGCGGTCCGCGCCACCGAGCCGTACCCCCGGCTGCGCGCGTTGTACGCCGCCAACAGCGGCAGTGATCTCGAGGCCGGCGGCGAGGACACCTTCAGCTACGGCCTGAACAGCATCCTGGACGGACTGGAAGCCCGGTCGGCCGCGAAATGAAGGTCGACCGGGCCGCGTACCAGGTCGATCAGCGGGTGATCTTCACCTCGGAGCCGGACTTCGCCGACTCGTAGATCGCGGTCAGGATCCGGGCCATCTCCAGGCCCTGCTCCGCGGTCGCGTCGGCCGGGATCTCCCGGCGGACGATCTTCAGGAAGTGGTCGATCTGGTTCGCGAAGCCGACCTTGAAGTCGAAGCCGAGCGAGTCGATCTGCGGCTGGATGTGCAGCAGCGTGTCGTGCCGCTCGGTCACCATCAGCAGCTCCGGCTCGATCTCCGCGCCGCCCTTGTCACCGTGAATCCGGACGCTGATCTCGTTCCGCGCGTGCAGCGAGAACGAGGTGTCGACGTCCAGTACCGCGCCGTTCTCGAACCGGATCTGCGCGGTCGCGTAGTCCTCGACCGTGTTCGGCCGGGCCGCCGAGGCGGCCTTGTACCGGGTCAGGTTCTGGATGTTGTCGCGGGCGCCCAGCGGCGCGAACGTCGCACCGGACGCGGACACCGCCTTCGGCATGCCCATCAGGTACCAGCACAGGTCGATGATGTGGACGCCGAGGTCGATCAGCGGACCGCCGCCGGACAGTTCCACGTCGCCGAACCAGCCGCCGGGGTTCCCCGCCGTACGCAGCAGGGTGGCGCGGGCCGAGTAGATGTCACCGAACTCGCCGGCGTCCAGGAACCGCTTCGTCACCAGCGCGTTCGGCGCGTACCGCCGGACGTACCCGACCTGCAGCGCCTGCCCGGTCTCCTCGACCGCGCGGACCAGCGTCTCGGCCTCGCCGACGGTGATGGTCATCGGCTTCTCGACCAGTACGTCCTTGCCGGCCCGCAGCGCCGCCTCGGCGATCGGCGCGTGCACCGTGTTCGGTACGCAGACGCTGACCGCGTCGATCTCCGCGTCGGACAGGATCTCCTCGACGTTCCCGGTGGCCCGGGTGCCGTACTCGTCCGCGCGCGCCTTGGCCCGCTCCAGGTCGATGTCGCAGACCGCGACCAGCTCGGCGTTCGGGTTCTGCTGGTACGCGCTCAAGTGCTCGCCGGCGATCG
The genomic region above belongs to Kribbella solani and contains:
- a CDS encoding Gfo/Idh/MocA family protein: MTTRVAVIGLGSIAGEHLSAYQQNPNAELVAVCDIDLERAKARADEYGTRATGNVEEILSDAEIDAVSVCVPNTVHAPIAEAALRAGKDVLVEKPMTITVGEAETLVRAVEETGQALQVGYVRRYAPNALVTKRFLDAGEFGDIYSARATLLRTAGNPGGWFGDVELSGGGPLIDLGVHIIDLCWYLMGMPKAVSASGATFAPLGARDNIQNLTRYKAASAARPNTVEDYATAQIRFENGAVLDVDTSFSLHARNEISVRIHGDKGGAEIEPELLMVTERHDTLLHIQPQIDSLGFDFKVGFANQIDHFLKIVRREIPADATAEQGLEMARILTAIYESAKSGSEVKITR
- a CDS encoding TetR/AcrR family transcriptional regulator, producing MATDEYTSVWTRPKRGRRREQPALTQEQIVTEAIRLLDADGLEALTMRKLGAALGAVATAVYWHVANKDELLELVVDHVSGEVEVPEVTDRAEWRPAAEAAARNVRAMIVRHPWMAPMLAEVGMNFLGPNLLRTSDAMLGVYLAAGFELAEADQASKTVLGYVIGIASVEAATISKLKRGGLDMATWQAEVWPAAVRATEPYPRLRALYAANSGSDLEAGGEDTFSYGLNSILDGLEARSAAK
- a CDS encoding MFS transporter, whose product is MTDRHPRRWLILIVLCLSTLVLVLDNGVLNVAIPVLTEDLGASAQQIQWIVASYILVFAGLLLTAGSLSDRYGRKKVMIIGLAIFGAASLVATYAGSPETLIAGRVLMGIGGAIVMPSTLSIVITVFDDEERRKAMAIWSSVLMVGLIGGPILGGALIARFWWGSVFLINVPVVVLAIAAALILMPESKAPARKPDPIGAVLSMIGLVALVWVIIELPERGISWPMLVVAVGGLAAFVWWELRTPVPMVPLDLFRNRNFSGGSLSLVLVQIANGGLILALTQYLQFVLGFSPTEAGLAMAPMAVAVIVVNGVGATLGQKIGNRPLTVVGLVVLAGGFGILATLSASDGFGMVTVALGVFGVGAGLAQPAATAALMSAVPHEHAGVGSALNDTVQQAGAALGIAILGSALAHNFTAAMPADAPNEARKSIGQALGVATSTGNTPLLENAKTAFTHAMSGTFLVSALAVLASAAIAYLLLQDKKPSTPAEDLNPEPITTT